The Sorangiineae bacterium MSr11954 DNA segment AGCTTGTCGCCGGGTGCGACCTTGTATTGCTTACCGCCTGTCTTGATCACCGCATACATGCTGTAGCCCTCTTGGAAAGCCGACGATCCTGATTCCGCTCGGATAAAAACGCGAAGCTTGAAGTGCGTTGAAGCGAGCGAAACGGAGCGCGGCGGGGAGTTCGAAACCCCCGTCGAGAAGACGGGGCCCGATCTGAGAACGTGAGAGTCCCAGTAAGGGGACGCGGGAGTATACGGATAGCCGGCGCTTTGTAAAGCGCTCCCGCGCGAGGCCGAACCGAAAGGAAAAGGCCGCGCGAACGCCGAATCGAAGACCGGGCGCAGCCCTTGCTCTAGCGCAACCCACGAGCGGCCGTGGATGTTGGCGTATGCGGCCCCGCTCGGTTCGAAGCAGTTGGCTCGGCTCGGCCCTTACTTCCGCGGGAGCATGATGAAAGTTCAGCGTTTTTCACAACTTGTCGTTCTAGGAGCGGCCCTCTTGACCGCGATGGGAGCCGCCGGTTGGGGGTGCAGCGCGCCCGATCCAGGGGAGATCGGTGTTGGCCCGGGGGGAAAACGATCCGGAAACTTCGACGGAGGCGCGGGCAATCCAAACAACGGCGGCAATGGGAACGGAAACGGGAACGGCAATGGGGGAGGCGGTGGCGATGGTGGAGGTGGCGGGGGAGGCGGAGGCGGCGGAGACAATGCCTTCGCCGGCGCGCCCGCCTATCAAGCCGGGCAAACGGGGCAGCCCACGAACAACGCGGGCCACCCGAACGGCGGCAACCCGGTAGGCCTTGCTTGCCTCGACTGCCATGGGCCGCAAAACACGAAGAAGTTCAGCTTCGGCGGCACCGTCTACAAGACGAGCGGCGGCGCGCCCGTGGGGGCGGGTGTCGAAGTTCGGTTGCGAACGCCCAACGGGGACAGCCTCTCCGTCTACACCGACGCGACAGGGAATTTTTACGCGGAAACGGCCACATTTCCCGCGCTCCCTGCCGGTACGCAGGTCGGCGTGCGCGACGGTACGAACACCAAGCCGATGGTTGGAAAGCTCGTGGGGGCCGATGGCTCGTGCGCGAAGGCGAGCTGCCACCAGTCGCCTGGACAAGGGAAAATCTATCTTCAGTAAAAGTTGAGAAGAGAACATGACCGGGCGCGGCCGGGTCCGATGGCGAAGGTCGGGGGCATCGTGCTACTCGTCATCCAACCGCCATGCCGAACGGATACCTCGCGCTCATCCTGCACGCGCATCTGCCATTCGTCCGACATCCGGAGCATGCGCGGCACCTCGAAGAACGTTGGTTTTACGAAGCGCTGATCGAGTGCTACCTGCCGCTGCTCGACGCCTTCGACCGCATGGCCGACGATGGGGTGCCGTTCGCGCTCACCATGAGCGTCACGCCTCCATTGGCCGCGATGATGCGCGATCCGCTCCTCTGCGAGCGCTTCGAAGGCCATCTCTCGCGCCTGGAGGCGCTGACCGAACGCGAAATGAAACGGCTGTGGGGCGATGAGCGTTTCGCTCACGTGGCCACCTTTTACCGCGAAGAGCTCCGGCGCGTCCGCGGTGTTTGGGAGCGCCACCGGGGCGACGTCATCGGCGGCCTCGTTCGCCATTGGGACGCGGGGCGCATCGAGCTCATAACGTGCGCCGCCACCCATTGCTATTTGCCGGGCATGCTCCCCGCGCCGGAGGGCATCCGTCCGCAGATCGAGCTGGGGGTGCGCGGCTTCGAGCAGCTCGTGGGGCGCAAGCCGGTCGGGATGTGGCTGGCCGAGTGCGCCTACCACCCGAGCTTCGACGCGGAGATCGCCAAGGCCGGCATCCGATTCACCTTGGTCGACACCCACGGCGTCACCTTCGCGCGCCCGCGTCCGCCCTTCGGCGTGCACGCGCCCATCGTATCGCCCTCGGGCGTGGCGTTCTTCGCGCGCGACGCCGAGTCGAGCCGCCAAGTCTGGTCGCGCGAGGAAGGCTACCCGGGCGATCCGTATTATCGGGATTTTTATCGCGATATCGGCTTCGATCTCCCCGAGAGCGAATTGATGGGCGAGATTGGCGGCGATGGCGCGCGCCTGATGACCGGTATCAAGTACCACCGCATCACCGGCAAATCGGCGCACAAAGAGCCTTACGATCCTCGGATCGCGCGGCAGATTGCGTGGGAGCACGCGGGCAACTTCGTCTACAACCGCGGCCTGCAAATCCAGCATCTGTCGGCCCGCGTCCCGGCGCCCATCGTGGTCGCGCCCTACGACGCAGAGCTCTACGGCCACTGGTGGTACGAGGGGCCGCGCTTCCTCGAGTCGGTCTTTCGCCAGCTGCCGAACACGCGCGGCGAGGTGGAGGCCATCACCCTGCGCACCTACTTGGAGCGCCACCCCGTCTCGGTGGAGGCCACGCCGGCCGCGTCCTCGTGGGGCGCGGGAGGCTATGGGGAGGTCTGGGTCGGGCCCGAGGCCGCGTGGTCCTGGCGCCACGTGCACCACGCCACCCGCTATGTGAGCTGGCTGGTGCAGAACCACCGCGGCGCCACGGGGCCGCGGGGGCGGGCGCTCGATCAGACCATCCAAGAGCTCTTGCTGCTTCAGTCGAGCGACTGGAATTTCATCATCAAGACCGGAACCTCGCTCAAGTACGCGGAGTCGCGCATCCGCGTGCATGTGCATCGCCTAAGGCGCTTGGGGCACCTCGTGCAAACCGGCGTCATCGAAGGAGACGACCTGGCATGGCTGGAGGACGTCTCCTCGCGCGACAATTTCTTTCATCAACTCGAGAGCGCCACCCTAAGATCGCCATTCGACCAATCCGGCCAACTCGAGCAGGCCGAGTGACGGCGGGGGCAGAAGGATAGAAACGACGATGTCCACAATCGACCTTTCGGGCACGTACACCGCCCTCGTCACTCCTTTCCGTGACGACGGCGATCAGTCGATCGACTGGGAGGCATTCGACGCGCTCATCGAGTCGCAGATCGAAGGAGGCATCCGAGGCCTCGTCCCCTGCGGCACCACCGGTGAGAGCCCCACCCTTTCGCACCACGAGCACGAACAGGTCGTGGCCCGCACGGTCGAGCGCGCCCGCGGCCGCGCCCAGGTCATCGCCGGCATCGGCTCCAACTCGACCCGCGAGGCCATCGACCTCGCCCGCGCCGCCGAGCGCGCCGGCGTGGACGTGGTGATGGGCGTGGTGCCCTACTACAACAAGCCCACGCAAGAGGGCCTTCGCCAGCACTTCCTGGCCATCGCCAAATCCGTCTCGATCCCGCTGATGATCTACAACATCCCCGGCCGCACGGGGATCGATCTCTCGGCCGACACCCTCGTCCGGATCGTGGAGCAAGCCCCCAACGTCCTGGCGACCAAAGAAGCCACGGGCCACGTGCTTCGCACCCAGGAGCTCTCGCGCCGTTTGGGGGCGCGTCTGGCGATCCTGAGCGGCGACGACGCGCTCACCCTGCCCATGGTCGCCGTCGGCGCGCGCGGTGTCATCAGCGTGACCTCGAACCTCCTCCCGCGCGAGGTCGCCCGCGCGACCCAGCTGGCCCTCACCGGCTCCCTCTCCGAAGCCCGCGCCGCCCACTTGGCGCTGATGCCCGTGCACGAGGCGATGTTCCTCGAGGCGAACCCCGGCCCCGTGAAGGCCGCCCTCGCCGCGCGCGGCAAGATGAAGAACGTCGTACGCAGCCCCCTCGCCGCCGTGAGCGAAGCGACGCGCGCCGCGGTGGTCGGCGCCGTCGATACGTATCTTCGTGGGCAGTCGTAGATCGTATTTGGTGAGGCGATGATGAGCGAAGATACGCGGGATGGCGCGGCCTCACGCACGCGCGTGGCCATCGTGGGATCGGCCGGAAAAATGGGCCAGGCGTTGATCCGCCTCGTCAAAGAGGACGCGGAGCTCGAGCTGGTCGCCGTCCTCGATCAAGGCGATCCGATGAGCGCCCTCGGCGCTTATCCTGGCGCCGTGGCGATCGATTTCTCGACGCCCGCGGGGACGCTCGCCCTGGCCGAAACGGCGCCCGGCGCCGGCGTGGCCATCGTGAGTGGAACCACGGGGCTGGACGATGCAGCCGTGCGCGCGCTCGAGGCGGCGAGCCGGATCGTGCCCGTGTTCACCGCCTCGAACATGAGCGTCGGCGTGCACGTGCTGGGCGTCTTGATCGAGCGCGCCATCGCGATGCTCGGCCCCGACTTCGATCTCGAGCTCATCGAGGCGCACCACCGTCGCAAGGTCGACGCCCCGAGCGGCACGGCGTTGACCCTCGCCGCGATCGCGCAGTCGGCGCGCGGCGGCGATCCGCGGCTGGTTCACGGCCGCCATCCGGACGTGCGCGCGGCGCGGGGCCGCGACGAGGTGGGCATTCACGCGGTGCGGGGCGGCGACGTCATCGGCGATCATACGTTGCTGCTGCTCGGCGACGGGGAGCGGCTCGAGCTGACGCATCGGGCGACGAACCGCGATCTGTTCGCGCGCGGGGCGCTCCGCGCGGCGCGGTGGGTCGCGGGGCGCGGAGCGGGGCGGTATGGGATGCGGGATTTGGTCGGGGAATAGGAGAGGGCCGGCCCTTGGGGTCGGCCCCCGCTCCTAAAACGCGAGCTTGAAATCCACCCCGCCGCCCTTGGGCCCCACCCGCGGCGCGACATCCCAAGCCCGCGCCCGCGGCGCAGCAGCCGTCGTGCGCGGCGACTCCCGGTGCCGATCCGTCAACAACAACACGACGCCCGTTCCCACGAGAACGACGCCCGCGCCCGCGCCGATGAATGTCAACAACCGCGCGGACTTCGCATCTTCGTAACGAGTGCACGCGTCGGTGCGGTCCGGGCTGCAGAAGTCGCGGGGTGCGCCCGGCTTGTCCGCATCGTCTTTGTTGTCGGATTGAAGCGAAAGAAACCGCGCGCCCTCGATGGCGCCAAAAACGCCCGCGCCAACGCCCAGGCCAATTGCCGTCCAGCCCAAAACGGTGCGCGCCGAGACGCCGTGGGATTCGGTGACGGCCTTCGGCTCTTCCACCTTCTCCTTGATGACCGGGGGCGGGGGTTTGACGGGCGGCGGGGCCGGCGGCTTCTCACCGAGGAGCTTCTCCAAGAATCGATCCGCCACGGCCTGCAGCTTCGGATTTTTGGGATCGCCCACGTTGTCCGGATAGCTCTCCGTGGCCACGATTTCGCGTTGTCCGCGGATCCACAGGTGCAGCTCGGCGGTGATTTCGTGGGCTCCGCTCTTGTTGATCCAGCCGTACATGACGCGATCGGCTTTGAACTCGTCGCCCATGCGCTGGGTGCACTCCGCGTCGGGGCGCTGCGGGCACTTGAGCGCGGCGGTCACCATCGACAACGACGTGGTCACGCTGCCCAGCTGCCAGCTCGACGTTGCCCGAACGCGTGCGCGAAGGGCTTGCGTGAGCGGCTCGACTTGATCGTCGGCGTTGTCCGAGTCGAGACCGAGCACGTGCACCGTGCGCTGGGCCGCGGGCGCGAGGGTCGTCGTTGTCGGGGTCGGCGACGCCGTGGTTGGCGCGGGCGACGGTGGGGGAGCCGTCCGGGGGACGGGGGCGGGTTGCGTGGCCGCGGGCCCCAATGGGGTCGGCGCCGATTGCGCCGAGGCGCCGCCGGTGAGGGAGAGGCCGAACAACAGAGCGAGGGGGGCGAGGGAGCGGGTGGCTTTCAAGGCGCCTTACTTTGCGTGCGTTTGGGGGAGGGTCAAAGCAGCATCAGAAAACGACGTGGACATCGAAGCCGGAAGCATGAGGCCCAACATAAGGCATCACGCGTACGCTCGACCCGGTGGTCGTGCGTCCCTTCCAGCTCCGCTCATCGCGAATTTCCTTTTTCGCGGAAGTGTCCGTGAGAAGCAAGTAAGTCCCCACCCCCAAGCTCGCGAGGGCCACGCCCCCGCTGATAAGACCAAGTAATGATGCGGTTTTTGCCGCGTCGTAGTTGTCGCAGATCGTCCTGGCTGCGTCGGCGCCCGACGTGTTCCAGGACGCCGGCTCCCCGCGGCCCGCTTGGCAGATGGCTTCGCGGCTGGGCATGCCGTTCTCGCCTTGATGGCTCTTTCGGAAGTCGTCGGTGTCGGACTTCAGCTTGAAGAAGTGAATGCCTTCGTAGATGCCGAAGCCTCCCGCCACCGCCCCCAGTCCGATGAGCCCCCATCCTACGATGGAGCGCGTGCGGCTTCCGCCCGCTTCGCCGCGGAGGTCGGCCTCGGAGGAGGAGCCGAGGGGCAGGTTCAAGACGCCATCGGCGCCGGGGGTCACCGTGATTTCCCTTCGGGTGAGCACCGTTTCGTTGTCCGACGAGCGCACCTCGATGATGTGACGGCCGGCGGGGAGCTCGAGCAGCGCACGGCCTTTGGTCAAGCGGCCTTTGGGGGCGTCGTCGATCCAGATTTCGTCGCGGCCCTCGCCTGCGTGCACCGTGATCATGGCGGTCTGCGGCGCGTTGCCGGTGAGGCGATCGATGATGCGCGCGGCCATGCGGCGCAGGTAATCGTCGTTTTGATCTTTCAGGTTGTCGCTGAAGACCTCTTTCACGGAGGCGTCGGGCTTGCCTCGCACATAGAGGTGCACCTCGGCGGACAGCTGGCCGCGGCCGGCCTTTGCGATGTGCCCGTAGATGAAGCGATCGGTCTTGAGCTGGTCGCCGATCTTCTGCAGGCACGGCCCGTCGGGGCGCGGCGGACAGCGCAGGGCGGCGAGGAACATGCTGAGCGAGGGGGAGCCGTCGGCGATGGGCCACGATAGCTTTTCCCGGGCGCGCGATCGCAGGGCTACGCTCAATGCCTCGGCCTGCTCGTCCGCGTCTTCGGTCTCGAGCGAGAGAACATGGAGGGTCGGGCCCGACGCAGCGCCCGCCGTGCCGGTTGGACGCGTGGTTTGCGCGCGGGCCTCCCTCGGGGTCGTCGCGACGCAGAAAAACGAAACAATGCCTACGATGATGGTCGCGAGAAGCCGCACTTCGACTAGACGCATGGAGCGGAGGTTATACCGTGTTTCTGGTTTCGTTTCTGTTTTCGCGAGAGGCGAAATAAGGGCATGCGCATCACCGGAGGGAGCTTGCGTTCGAGACCGTTGCGCGCGCCCAAGGGGGACCGCACCCGCCCCACCTCGGACCGTGTCCGAGAGGCACTCTTTTCGATCCTCGTCGCCCGCATCGGACGAACGGACGATGGTGAGCTGCCGTTTTCCGGCGATCGCGTGCTCGATCTTTATGCGGGGACGGGGTCGCTCGGGCTCGAAGCGCTCTCTCGCGGCGCGGCCCACGCCACATTCGTGGAAGAGGGACGTGACGCGCTCGTCGCGCTTCGGGGAAATATTGTGGAGCTTGGTGTTGCCAAGACGACCACCGTCCTGGCCATGTCCGTCGAGCGCGCCACCCGCACCCGCACCTTGGGGCGGATATCCAAAGAGGAGCAGCTGACCTTGGTCTTCGCCGATCCGCCTTACAAGCTGGTGAAAGGTGGGGAGTTGGCGCGTGCCTTGGGGCCCATCGTGGAGTCGGACGCATTGGCGCCGGACGCGACCGTGGTCATCGAGCACGCGAGCGGGGATGCTGCGCCCGATGTGAGCGGTCTCAGCTTGGAGGAATCACGACGTTACGGTGACACGACGGTGAGCCTGTACCTCTACCGGAGCAGAAACCGACATGTTGTATCCCCTTGACGCGTAGAGCATGTATATTCGCCCCGCGGCGTCCTGCCGTGTGAGCCTACGGTCGATGAGCGCAAGCACTCCTCCGCCGCCTCCCACCAATGGGAACGGCAAGTATATAGCTTTAGGACTTCTGTTCTTATTCGGGATTGTTGGACTCTTCGTTTGGAAGATGGTCCTCGACAAGCCCGTCGAGCAACCGGCGAAGGTCACGCCTTCGGCAGCTGGCTCTGCGCCCCCCGCGCCCAGCTTCAACCACGCCCAGCTCGATGAGGTACCCCCTCCGCCGCCCCCCGAGCCCGATGCCGGGCCGGTGAAAAGCACGCGGGTCGCGTCCAGCTCGGGCACCGCAGGTTGCGAGCCCAAGGTTTGCGCCGGTGCGGTCACGTCGGAGCTCGAGACTGCCCTCGCCTTCCGCGCCAAGCAAGCGCATCGCTGCTACGACCAGGCGCTGACGCAGGACAATACGCTCCAGGGCAAGGTGCAGATCAGCGTGCGCATCGCCCCCAGCGGCAATGTGTGCAATGTGGGTGTTGCCTCCAACGATATGGGCACCCCCGTCGTGGCGCAGTGCGTGGCCGGCTACTTCAAGCAAGCAGCGCATTTTCCCTCGCCCAAGGGTGGCTGCCTCGACACGGTCGTCCCCATCTCCTTCGTGCCCGGCGGTCGTTGACCCGCCGCCCGCTCAGCTCCTAAGAGACGGCCATGAACGACGAGGAGCAAAAGAAGCGCCGGACCGCCGCGCCTCCCTCCCGTCGCTTCGGCTTCGCCAGCCCGGCCAGCTCGCCCAGTTCTTCGAGCTCGGCCAGTTCTTCCAGCTCGCCGAGCTCGTCTGGAACCCCCAGTTCGTCGGGCGCTCCCAGCTCATCCGGCGCGCCGAGCTCCGCGCTGCGCTCGGCCCTCTCGCTTCCGTCGTCGCCCCCTCGAAGCTCGGGCGTGATGCGCACAGCCCGTGCGCCGCAGCTGTCCACCGCCTTTCGCCTCTCGGGCATCGACTTCGATCTCATGGGCGCCACCCGGCGCATCATCGAGGGATCGCTGGGCGTCGTTCCGGGTGAGCGCGTGCTCATCATGGTGGACCGCGCGCGGCGCGATGTCGGTATTTCTTTGGCCGATGCGGCGCGGAATACGGGGGCGCAGGCCGTCATCTTCTCGCTCGAGGAGTACGGCGAGCGGCCCATGCGGCATCTTCCTCCCTCGCTCGAGGAGGCGCTCTCCGAGGCGCAAGCGAGCATCCTGCTCGCCGGCTTCGACGACGGCGAAATGGCCATGCGCTACGAGCTGCTCACCCTCGTCCGCCAGCTCAATCTGCGGCACGCGCACATGCTCGGCATCACCCGCCGCTCGATGATCGGCGGCTTCACCGTCGACCCTTCGCGCATCCTCGACGCCACGCGCGGGCTCCGCATGCGCCTGCGCCCCGACTCGGTGCTCCGCGTGCGAAGCGCGGCGGGGACGGATCTCGAGGTGCGTTGCTCGCCGGCGCATCGGTGGGCCGAGCACGTCGGGGTCATTCGTCCGGGCAGGTGGGAGCATCTTCCTTCCGGGGGCCTCGTCACCAGCCCGACATCCATCCAAGGCGTGTATGTGGCCGATGCCAGCGTGGGCACCGAGCTGGGCGCGTCGTTGGGATCGCTCGAGCGGAGCGCGGTGCGCTTCGAGATCGAGCAAGGTGTGTGTCGCGCGGTGCGCGGCGGCGATCGCTCGCTCGATCGGCACCTCATGGACTTCATGCGGCGCGAACCGAGCCTCGATCGCGTGGGGCTCGTGATTTTCGGCGCCAACATCGGCATTCATGCGGCCACGGGGGAGGTGTCCTCGGATCAGAACCTGCCGGGCATCCACCTTGGCTTCGGCGCGACCTACCCGGAGCAAACGGGGGCCGTGTGGAATGCGCGCACGCAGATCACGGTCACGTCGAGCACGTCGGATGTCGACCTCGACGGCGTGCCGGTCGTCCGCTCGGGGCGCCTTCTTCTATAAGCCGATGTCTTCCCATGTCCGAGATTGAACCCCGAGGGGTGCTGCTGCAGGTCGCCTACGACGGGACGAATTTTCGAGGGTGGGCAACGCAAAAAGGGGAGCGCACCGTCGAAGAGACGCTGAAGGGCGCGATTTCGGCCGTCGATGCCCGCGCCAGCGCGCCCCGTGGAACCAGCCGCACCGACGCCGGCGTGCACGCCGAAGCCCAAATGGTCGCGTTCGATGCGAAGCTGCCGCTGCCCCCGCGCGGGTGGGTGCTCGCCATCAACCAGCACCTGCCCGACGATGTGTGCGTGCGTGCGGCGAGGCTCGTCCCAACGGGGTACGCGCCGCGGTTCTCGGCCAAATTGAAGCGGTATCGGTATCGGCTTCTGCTCGATCGCATCCGGGATCCGCTGGTCATGCATCGCGCATGGCGCATCGGGTTCGAGCTCGACATCGAAAAAATGCGGCGCGAAGCCGCCGTCATCGTCGGCACCCACGATTTTGCCGCGTTTCGCTCCGCTTCCGACGAGCGCAAGGAGACGGTGCGCACGGTATCCCGCGCGATCCTCGAGCCGACCGATGACATTCACGCGCGCGGTCGTATCCTCAGTATCGTGGTCGAGGGGAACGCGTTCATGCACAATATGGTGCGGATTCTGGTCGGCACCTTGGTGGACATCGCGCGCGGCCGACTGCCCGAGGGCTCCATGGCGCGCGCGCTCGAAGGCCGCGAACGCCGCCTCGCCGGCGCCACGGCACCCGGGCATGGCTTGACCCTCGAGGCCACCGAGCTTCTTCTCCCCGAGGAGGGCGTATCGGAGCCATGGCCGCAGTAACCGTCCGCGAGCGCATCGTCGTACGCGCGCCTTCGCCGGGGGAGGGGACGCAGATTGCATCCTTGTGGCGCGAGCTCTGGGAGGCGCACGAGCGCTGGGGCGGATACCCCGGCACCCGCGACGACCGCGTCTACGCGCGGCTCGCGTCGCGCCTCGATGAAGACGCGCGCGTGCGCGGCGGGCAGCCGGTGCTCGGGCGGCACATTCACTTGATCGCCGCCATCCACGGGCAAGTGTGCGGGCAGGTCGAAGGGTGGTTCGAGCGCCATGGGGCCGAGCCTCGAACCCCGTTCACGTGCGAGGTGCGCTCGCTCATCGTGCACCCCCGGGCGCGCGTCCTGGGCGTGGGGCGCGCGCTGCTCACCAACTTGGCACGAACGGCGAGCGATCTCGCGCGCGGAGCCCCCACGGTGCTGGCCGCCGAGGTGCTGGAGCCGAACCCCGCGCACAGCTTCTACCAGCGGCTCGGCTATCACCCCGTGGCGTGGAGCACGCGCATGGTCGTTTCGCACGAGCCGCGCGTTCGCTCGGGCGAGTTCGTCGCGCGCCCCGCGGAGCCCCAAGACGCCCTGGCGCTGGCCGTGCTCGAGTCGATGCTCGCCGCCCGCCGTCGCGCGGCCCACGACGAGCGCTTCGACCGCCCGCGCGCCATCGACGCGACCTTGGTGGGCGCCATCGCCGCGCACCTCGGCCGCCGCCATCGCGACGTGAGCGAGCCGCACGAGCTGGTCACCGTCGACGCGCGCGGCGACGTGCGCGCCGCGGCCAGCTTGGTGATCTCGCCGCTCGACCCTCCCTTTGCGCGGACGCGGCGCACCATCCTGGGTCGCTTCGCCATCGATCCCGCGCGCGAGCCGCTCCCGGTCCTGGCCCCGCTCATCGCGCTCGCGTGCCGTTACGCCATCGCGGCGGAGGCGCCCACCATGGAGCTCACGGATCTGACGTTCCCCGGCACGGCCCTCTACGATGCCACCGTCACCCTGGGCGCCGATCCTTGGTCGCGCATCGTCACGCGCATGGCGTGAGCGCCGTTCGTGCGATGAGCGTAGAAACGTGAACCGCGCGAAAAGCGCGAGCGCGGCGACGAACGCGAGCGTTTCCGCGGCCGAACGAGGCCCCGGCCGTCCAGGGATTTGGGAAATCGAGCCAAGCGTGGCACTATTTTTCGCCACGTTCACCCCATCCCATCCGCGCCGTGCGCGGATCCGCAGCTTGGAGTTTCGAAGATGCGACCTCTACCCGTCGTTAGTGCCGTCCTTGGTGCCGTTTTTTCGTGCCTCGCGTTCGCTGCGCCCTCGTCTGCGCAAACGGCAACCCCCGGAACCGCCGCGCGCCCGGTCGCTGCCACGCAACCCGCCGGCGCCGTGAGGCCCGCAGCCACGGTCGCAGCGCAAACGCCGAGCCCCGCGCAGCTCCAAGCGTCGCAGGCGGAGGCGCGGCGATTGTCCGACGCCTTCGTCAATGTGGCGGAGCGGGTGAGCCCGAGCGTGGTGCAAATCGACGTGACCTCGCGCGATGAGAACGCCGACCAAGTTTTGCGCTGGCTCGGCCGCGGCGGGGGCGACTCGCCGGTGGCGCGCGGCATGGGCTCGGGCGTGGTGTTCACGCCCGACGGCGCGATCCTCACGAACAACCACGTGGTGGACGAGGCGCTCACCATCAACGTGCACCTCCGCGACGGGCGCTTTCTGCCCGCGCGCCTGGTGGGCCGCGATCCCGAGACGGACCTGGCGGTGGTCAAGGTCGACGCGCAAGGGCTGGTCGCCGCCAAGTTCGCCGATAGCGACACGATGCGGGTGGGCGAGTGGGTGGTGGCCATCGGCTCGCCGTTCGGCCTCGGCTACACGGTGACCACCGGGGTGCTGAGCGCCAAGGGGCGCGGCGGCATCGGGATGAATTTGATCGAGGACTACTTGCAGACCGACGCCAGCATCAACCCCGGAAACTCCGGTGGCCCGCTCTGCGATCTGGAGGGGCGCGTGGTGGGCATCAACACCATGATCGTGGGCCGCGGCAGCGGCATCGGCTTCGCGGTCCCCTCGAACATGGCGCGCCGCGCGGCCGAGCAGATCCTCAAGAGCGGCCGGGTCGAGCGCGCGTGGATCGGCGTGGGCGCGCAAGACCTCACGCCCGAGCTGGCGGCCATGATCAAGGTGGATCCGCGCGCCGGCGCGCTCATCAACGGCGTGCAGGACAATTCGCCCGCGAAACGCGCGCAGATCAAGCCGGGCGACGTGATCGCGGCCGTGGCCGCGCGTCCCGTCCACGATTCGCACGATCTGACGCGCGAGATCCTCGCCCACGACGTGGGGCAGACGTTGGAGCTCGAGGTCCTCCGCGAGGGAAAGCGTTATGGAACCAAGGTGACATTGGCGGCGCGTCCGGGCCGGCCGGTTCCGCCCGTTCCGGTGCAGCAGCAGGGCGTTCCGCAGCCCGGTCTGGGGCTCACGGTGCGCGATCTCACGGCGCAGCAGGCGGCCCAAGCCGGGTTGCCGGCCAAGCCGCTGCCGCTCATCACCGGCATTTCGCCCGGATCGGCGGCCGATCGCGCCGGGCTCAAAACGGGTGACGTGATCATCGAGGTGGATGGGACGTCCGAGCCCACGTCCACCCAAGTGCAGCAAGCGGCGGCCGACGGGCAGCTGCTGCTCCGCGTCCAGCGCCGCGAGTCTGCGTTTTATGCGGCGCTGCGCAAGTAGCGCGGCACGTCGAGCCGGAATAAAGCAGAGAGATTGACGGTGGCGCTGCCGCGCGGTACCGGTTTGCCGCATGATCGAAGTCCGGCAAATCGAGGCAGGCGGTAATCTTCGGGATTTTCTCAATGTGGTCGATTCCATCTACGCGAGCGATCCCCACTACGTCCGCCCGCTGAACATGGACATCAAGGATCGCCTCGATCCCAAGAAGAACCCCTTCTTCGAGCACGGCGACGCGGTGGCCTTCACCGCGCATCGCCACGGCGAGTGCGTCGGCCGCATCAGCGCCAGCATCGATCGCGAGCACCTCGATCGCCACAAGGACGACGCGGGCTTCTTCGGCTTCTTCGACACCATCGACGATCCCGAGGTGGCCGCCGCGCTGATCGCGCGCGCCGAATCGTGGCTCAGGGCGCGCGGGATGAAGCGCGCACGCGGGCCCTTTTCGCTGGGCATCAACGAGGAGACGGGCTGCCTGGTGAACGGGTTCGATTCCCCGCCGGTCTTCCTGTGCCCGCACCACCGGCCGTA contains these protein-coding regions:
- a CDS encoding trypsin-like peptidase domain-containing protein, which gives rise to MRPAATVAAQTPSPAQLQASQAEARRLSDAFVNVAERVSPSVVQIDVTSRDENADQVLRWLGRGGGDSPVARGMGSGVVFTPDGAILTNNHVVDEALTINVHLRDGRFLPARLVGRDPETDLAVVKVDAQGLVAAKFADSDTMRVGEWVVAIGSPFGLGYTVTTGVLSAKGRGGIGMNLIEDYLQTDASINPGNSGGPLCDLEGRVVGINTMIVGRGSGIGFAVPSNMARRAAEQILKSGRVERAWIGVGAQDLTPELAAMIKVDPRAGALINGVQDNSPAKRAQIKPGDVIAAVAARPVHDSHDLTREILAHDVGQTLELEVLREGKRYGTKVTLAARPGRPVPPVPVQQQGVPQPGLGLTVRDLTAQQAAQAGLPAKPLPLITGISPGSAADRAGLKTGDVIIEVDGTSEPTSTQVQQAAADGQLLLRVQRRESAFYAALRK
- a CDS encoding GNAT family N-acetyltransferase, whose product is MAAVTVRERIVVRAPSPGEGTQIASLWRELWEAHERWGGYPGTRDDRVYARLASRLDEDARVRGGQPVLGRHIHLIAAIHGQVCGQVEGWFERHGAEPRTPFTCEVRSLIVHPRARVLGVGRALLTNLARTASDLARGAPTVLAAEVLEPNPAHSFYQRLGYHPVAWSTRMVVSHEPRVRSGEFVARPAEPQDALALAVLESMLAARRRAAHDERFDRPRAIDATLVGAIAAHLGRRHRDVSEPHELVTVDARGDVRAAASLVISPLDPPFARTRRTILGRFAIDPAREPLPVLAPLIALACRYAIAAEAPTMELTDLTFPGTALYDATVTLGADPWSRIVTRMA